One window from the genome of Aneurinibacillus sp. REN35 encodes:
- a CDS encoding DedA family protein: MEEFIRSVLTFLSDLGYFGIAIGLMLEVIPSEIVLAYGGYLVAQGQINFIGAVIAGTIGGTIAQLFLYWMGYYGGRPFLEKYGKYLLIRKKEIDKAEEWFNRYGVGVIFTARFIPVVRHAISIPAGIARMSAAKFILYTTLAVIPWSILFVYLGMQLGARWEQIDEFARPFVQPLIWVAIISTVAYLLFSLRKRRKSSRISN; this comes from the coding sequence ATGGAAGAGTTCATTCGATCGGTGTTAACCTTTCTTAGTGATTTAGGCTACTTCGGCATCGCTATCGGACTTATGCTTGAAGTCATCCCAAGTGAAATTGTGCTTGCTTACGGCGGTTATTTGGTTGCGCAGGGGCAGATCAATTTCATCGGTGCCGTTATTGCAGGGACGATCGGCGGTACGATTGCTCAATTATTTTTGTACTGGATGGGCTACTACGGGGGCCGTCCGTTTCTTGAGAAGTACGGCAAGTACCTGCTTATCCGCAAAAAAGAAATCGATAAAGCGGAAGAATGGTTTAATCGCTATGGAGTTGGCGTGATCTTTACCGCCCGTTTCATTCCGGTCGTGCGGCATGCCATATCGATTCCCGCAGGCATTGCCCGGATGTCTGCTGCCAAGTTCATTCTATACACGACACTGGCCGTTATTCCATGGTCGATCTTATTCGTCTATCTTGGCATGCAGCTCGGAGCGCGTTGGGAACAGATTGATGAATTCGCCCGACCATTCGTGCAGCCGCTTATCTGGGTAGCGATCATAAGTACCGTCGCCTATTTATTGTTCAGCCTGCGAAAACGCCGAAAATCATCCCGCATCTCCAATTAA
- a CDS encoding ClpP family protease — translation MNEVEPQTQPMPAKPDMPPAPSLPGEPRKAVTEMIQQFGQTNVPSASESNIYCLSIIGQIEGHVQLPPQNKTTKYEHLIPQLVAAEQSPNIEGVLVILNTVGGDVEAGLAIAEMIASMSKPTVSLVLGGGHSIGVPIAVSTNRSFIAETATMTIHPVRLTGLVIGVAESFEYLEKMQDRVVNFVVRHSNIEEEKFRQLMLKVGELSRDVGTNVVGTKAVEYGLIDEVGGLGAAIRELKSRIEANRPAQQIEQVIQ, via the coding sequence ATGAATGAAGTAGAACCCCAAACACAACCGATGCCGGCAAAGCCGGACATGCCTCCAGCTCCTTCGCTGCCGGGCGAGCCGCGCAAAGCAGTAACGGAGATGATTCAGCAATTCGGTCAGACGAATGTGCCGTCCGCTTCAGAGAGCAATATATATTGTTTGTCGATTATTGGACAGATTGAAGGACATGTCCAATTGCCGCCCCAGAATAAAACCACCAAATACGAGCACCTCATTCCCCAGCTCGTAGCGGCTGAACAGAGTCCGAACATTGAAGGGGTGCTTGTGATTTTGAATACGGTTGGAGGTGATGTCGAAGCAGGGCTTGCTATTGCCGAGATGATTGCTTCCATGTCAAAACCAACCGTCTCGCTCGTACTCGGTGGAGGACACAGTATCGGGGTTCCGATTGCCGTATCAACGAACCGTTCGTTTATTGCAGAGACAGCTACGATGACCATTCACCCTGTTCGCTTAACAGGGCTTGTGATCGGAGTGGCGGAGAGCTTTGAATACCTAGAGAAGATGCAGGATCGGGTTGTTAATTTTGTCGTGCGTCATTCAAATATAGAAGAAGAAAAGTTCCGTCAACTTATGCTCAAGGTCGGGGAATTAAGTCGGGATGTGGGAACAAATGTGGTTGGGACGAAGGCCGTGGAATACGGGCTGATTGATGAGGTCGGCGGATTGGGAGCGGCGATACGGGAGTTGAAGAGCCGTATTGAGGCGAATCGGCCGGCACAGCAAATCGAGCAGGTGATCCAATGA
- a CDS encoding YlzJ-like family protein: protein MIHYSTLPMELIFQNEDPSAYENMEIQWNGLTMLVQPCGTNEARIVRLISPNPYDYMNPAYAPGQILRFRPEVGE, encoded by the coding sequence ATGATTCATTACTCTACGCTGCCGATGGAGCTGATTTTTCAGAATGAAGATCCGTCCGCATATGAGAACATGGAAATCCAATGGAACGGATTGACGATGCTCGTTCAGCCATGCGGAACAAATGAGGCGCGTATCGTACGCTTGATTAGTCCAAATCCATATGATTATATGAATCCAGCGTATGCACCGGGACAGATTCTGCGTTTCCGTCCGGAAGTGGGCGAGTGA
- a CDS encoding YhgE/Pip family protein → MKRIIEIYKTDWRNIFKVPIALFLIIGLMVLPSMYAWFNLKASWDPYGDTSGIAIAVTNEDEGARIHNSEIDKQINIGDEIVKNLQKNKKLGWTFVSREEAERGVVHGDYYASLLIPKDFSAKIATVLEENPQKPEIRYVVNEKINAIAPKITASGASGVVAQVSESFVKTASEAIFTIFNEVGIKLEEELPTIRHIENRIFELERRLPGIEEAGSKALAFEKKLPEIREKGQKIIELEKKLPEIRQAGNHILKLEEKLPKIKEVGNEILLIQQKLPEIQQAADRIAEIDQNFNKVEETLNKAIEDADKAADIINAAQQALPKVEQIAAAGGEFTQGLQSFLQKNDGAFEAVAPVVKQNLLLLQQTADAVTQITDTLQQANMDPKPTLDALSFLAERLSTGVGVIDRTADLLTKLNAYLPNHPFDDTIARLRTVQNNFTQQINTIKTIQSAIERGEKPAKQLVDRLNTLSKNASDTLGGILSRYDSEIVPNMTKALEQLKTSAKNAADVMQTAQEKLPDMKAILADVAVGVAYGQEELARLKERLPEIKGKLHEVAVNIQSKMGDLIQGVNQAANFVRNDLPRLEPKIHQAADFIRRDLPRTEQEVHKVASLIQTKLPEVENAVHKLANLVREDLPALEDSVRNAADKIREFEQSKNLSDIIALLKNDIHKESDYLAEPVLLKEEKRFPIPNYGSAMSPFYTVLSLWVGAILLVSLLRLDVEDPEGKYRSLDVYFGRLLTFLTIGVFQALIVTVGDMVVLGAYVADTMWFVIFGIFTSIVFMTIVYTFVSVFGNMGKALAIIMLVLQLSGSGGTFPIQVTPPFFQAIHPFLPFTYAISLLREAVGGMVYDIVIRDVLCLLLFLGSAFILGVVLKEPLSKSTQRVTQKAKESKMIH, encoded by the coding sequence ATGAAAAGAATCATTGAAATTTATAAAACCGACTGGCGCAATATTTTTAAAGTACCAATTGCCTTGTTTTTGATTATTGGCTTGATGGTGCTGCCCTCGATGTATGCCTGGTTCAATTTAAAAGCATCCTGGGACCCGTATGGAGACACGTCAGGTATTGCGATCGCTGTAACGAACGAAGATGAAGGAGCGCGGATTCATAACAGCGAAATCGATAAACAGATTAATATTGGAGACGAGATTGTCAAAAACCTACAGAAGAATAAGAAGCTTGGCTGGACGTTTGTCAGCAGGGAAGAAGCGGAGCGCGGGGTTGTTCATGGGGATTATTATGCAAGTCTGCTTATCCCAAAAGATTTCTCAGCCAAAATTGCAACCGTTCTTGAAGAAAATCCGCAAAAGCCTGAGATACGTTATGTGGTGAATGAGAAGATCAATGCAATCGCTCCGAAAATCACAGCGAGCGGCGCTTCAGGTGTCGTAGCGCAAGTAAGCGAAAGCTTTGTAAAGACGGCAAGCGAAGCCATTTTTACAATATTTAATGAGGTGGGCATTAAGCTTGAAGAGGAGCTTCCTACCATTCGTCACATCGAAAACCGGATCTTTGAGCTGGAGAGACGTCTGCCGGGTATTGAGGAAGCGGGAAGCAAAGCGCTTGCCTTCGAGAAAAAACTGCCGGAGATTCGGGAAAAGGGACAAAAAATCATCGAACTTGAGAAGAAGCTGCCCGAAATCAGGCAGGCTGGTAATCATATTCTCAAGTTGGAGGAGAAGCTGCCAAAAATCAAGGAAGTGGGCAACGAAATCCTGCTCATTCAGCAAAAACTGCCCGAAATCCAGCAGGCGGCTGACCGTATTGCAGAAATTGATCAGAATTTCAATAAGGTAGAGGAAACACTTAATAAAGCGATAGAGGATGCGGACAAAGCAGCGGACATTATTAATGCTGCGCAGCAGGCATTGCCAAAAGTTGAACAGATTGCAGCAGCCGGAGGAGAATTCACACAGGGACTGCAGTCGTTTTTACAAAAAAACGACGGGGCGTTTGAAGCGGTAGCTCCTGTTGTCAAACAGAATTTGCTGCTGCTTCAGCAGACGGCAGATGCCGTAACACAGATAACCGATACGCTGCAGCAGGCTAACATGGATCCAAAGCCAACGCTTGATGCCTTGTCCTTCCTTGCGGAGCGTTTATCTACCGGTGTTGGAGTCATTGACCGTACGGCAGATTTATTAACAAAGCTGAATGCGTATCTCCCAAATCATCCGTTCGATGATACGATTGCCCGTCTTCGTACGGTGCAAAACAATTTTACGCAGCAGATCAACACAATTAAAACGATTCAATCTGCCATCGAGCGTGGAGAGAAGCCGGCCAAGCAGCTTGTGGATCGTTTGAATACATTATCCAAAAATGCAAGCGATACGCTGGGCGGGATTCTATCGCGGTATGATTCAGAGATCGTACCAAATATGACAAAAGCGCTTGAACAGCTTAAAACGTCGGCTAAAAACGCAGCCGATGTAATGCAGACTGCGCAAGAAAAACTGCCGGATATGAAAGCAATTCTCGCTGATGTGGCTGTCGGCGTAGCATACGGACAGGAGGAACTTGCTCGCCTGAAGGAACGGTTGCCGGAGATCAAAGGCAAACTGCATGAGGTAGCAGTAAATATTCAGAGCAAAATGGGTGATCTGATCCAGGGAGTGAACCAGGCTGCGAATTTTGTCCGCAACGACCTGCCTAGACTAGAGCCGAAGATCCATCAAGCGGCTGATTTTATTCGACGCGACCTGCCGCGGACAGAACAAGAGGTTCATAAGGTGGCTAGCCTCATCCAGACGAAGCTGCCTGAAGTTGAGAATGCGGTACATAAGCTTGCGAATCTCGTACGCGAGGATCTGCCTGCGCTTGAGGATTCAGTTCGTAATGCGGCGGATAAGATCCGTGAATTCGAGCAGTCTAAGAACCTTAGTGACATCATTGCACTGTTAAAAAATGATATTCACAAAGAGAGTGATTATCTAGCGGAGCCTGTTTTGCTGAAGGAAGAGAAGCGATTCCCGATTCCAAACTACGGCTCGGCGATGTCACCGTTCTATACCGTTTTATCCTTGTGGGTTGGAGCCATTTTATTGGTGTCGCTCCTGCGGCTTGATGTGGAAGATCCGGAAGGGAAATACCGGAGCCTTGATGTGTATTTTGGACGTTTGCTGACCTTTTTAACTATCGGTGTTTTTCAAGCATTGATTGTTACGGTTGGTGATATGGTGGTCCTTGGCGCGTACGTTGCCGATACGATGTGGTTTGTCATATTCGGTATTTTTACGAGCATCGTATTTATGACGATTGTCTATACGTTTGTCTCTGTCTTTGGGAATATGGGAAAGGCACTTGCCATTATTATGCTGGTGCTGCAGCTATCCGGATCGGGGGGGACGTTCCCGATCCAGGTCACGCCGCCTTTCTTCCAGGCCATCCATCCGTTTTTGCCGTTTACGTATGCGATTAGCTTGCTGCGTGAAGCGGTGGGGGGAATGGTGTATGACATTGTCATTAGAGATGTGTTGTGCCTCTTATTATTCCTTGGGTCTGCCTTTATTTTGGGCGTGGTGTTAAAAGAGCCGCTTAGTAAATCCACCCAGCGGGTCACACAGAAGGCGAAAGAAAGCAAGATGATTCATTGA
- a CDS encoding DUF2512 family protein — MAKAHAKAFGIKLARFGFNIFLFLGLVFNQPFSYVLGAILILSVLSYLIGDLVILRFAGNAIATALDVVMFILGMWAVATYIGFDYNMSHLFALLVVIGFLTFEEALYHVHIQKEILGTRKESLMAAINKY; from the coding sequence ATGGCTAAGGCACACGCAAAAGCGTTTGGAATTAAGCTTGCTCGCTTTGGATTTAATATTTTTCTTTTTTTAGGCCTTGTATTTAATCAGCCGTTCAGTTACGTGCTAGGCGCGATTTTAATTTTGTCCGTCCTGTCTTATTTAATTGGCGATCTGGTTATTTTGCGCTTTGCCGGCAACGCAATTGCTACCGCGCTCGATGTCGTTATGTTTATTCTCGGCATGTGGGCAGTGGCTACGTATATTGGCTTTGATTATAATATGAGCCACTTGTTTGCGCTGTTGGTGGTCATTGGCTTCTTAACCTTTGAAGAAGCCCTGTACCATGTGCATATCCAGAAAGAGATTCTGGGTACACGTAAAGAGAGCCTCATGGCTGCGATCAATAAATATTGA
- a CDS encoding DNA translocase FtsK has product MADKKKSRKKTGAKKKDVRAFVRYELYGLVIIALSLLALLTFSNTSWFGRYFAWVFRVVAGAWDFLLPLTGVGIGIYVMAKRKWPYLLSQRWIGIFLLFFSLLVWNHMLLFEALTAGGRFADQSVLSVTWEQLLQEKKQMDAGKPSTTDVGGGLLGALGYAFFAAAAGSAGTALIVVFLVLIGLMLTFQISYVRIFDGLRRLFMTGGSRMKTAGEDALALLSERREQRLREREEQEAYEVDQAEEEPEEDTAAERKPSFVARWFSGRGQKGQKEAPVAHTTPKSARIRKEHAVMSAPKAVWTQEEQERSEETATEEIIVHDFAQKLYEEAEEPPVPSAVPEMQMEGAQMKIKLAARKKQEVKEPPEVMPDVPLAFEDAPDHPSYRLPTPDLMDRPKGIKPGSATKNVHNNAQKLVATLESFGVQAKVLQVQCGPTVTRYEVQPAIGVKVSKIVGLSDDIALALAARGIRMEAPIPGKSAIGIEVPNDEIALVTLREVLESSEYTDALDKLSIALGRDISGQPMIANLARMPHLLVAGATGSGKSVCINGIIMSILCKAKPSEVKLMMIDPKMVELNVYNGIPHLLSPVVTDPRRASMALKKVVQEMERRYEMFAKSGTRDVERYNQVARQEGIVPLPLIVVIVDELADLMMVAPGDVEDAICRLAQMARAAGIHLIIATQRPSVDVITGVIKANIPSRIAFGVSSMADSRTILDMGGAEKLLGRGDMLYLPMGASKPVRIQGAFISDHEVEKVVSYVKNQQEARYNPEMMPGEEESVVADEPEDELYEQAVDLVREAQTASVSLLQRRLRVGYTRAARLVDMMEARGIVGPYEGSKPREVLIPPGDAQTL; this is encoded by the coding sequence TTGGCCGACAAAAAGAAGAGCCGGAAAAAAACAGGAGCAAAAAAGAAGGATGTGCGTGCCTTCGTCCGGTATGAATTATACGGACTTGTCATCATCGCCCTCTCGCTTCTTGCCTTATTGACCTTCTCGAATACGAGCTGGTTTGGCCGATATTTTGCTTGGGTATTTCGGGTTGTAGCTGGAGCCTGGGATTTCCTGCTGCCGCTTACTGGAGTAGGCATCGGCATATACGTAATGGCTAAGCGTAAGTGGCCATACCTTTTATCTCAGCGCTGGATTGGTATTTTTCTGTTATTCTTTTCCCTGCTTGTATGGAATCACATGCTGTTGTTTGAGGCGTTGACAGCCGGGGGGAGGTTTGCTGATCAGTCTGTGCTCTCCGTTACATGGGAGCAGCTTCTTCAGGAGAAGAAACAGATGGATGCGGGGAAGCCGTCCACCACGGATGTGGGAGGCGGATTGCTAGGTGCGCTTGGATATGCGTTCTTTGCAGCGGCGGCCGGTTCCGCAGGGACAGCATTGATTGTTGTCTTTCTCGTGTTGATTGGACTGATGCTTACGTTTCAGATTTCGTATGTACGTATTTTTGACGGACTGCGCCGGTTATTCATGACTGGCGGATCAAGAATGAAGACAGCGGGAGAGGATGCGTTGGCGCTTTTGAGCGAACGACGCGAACAGCGCTTACGGGAACGCGAGGAACAGGAAGCATACGAAGTGGACCAAGCGGAAGAAGAGCCTGAGGAAGATACTGCTGCCGAGCGTAAACCAAGCTTTGTCGCAAGATGGTTTAGCGGCCGTGGTCAAAAGGGCCAAAAGGAAGCACCTGTAGCGCACACAACACCTAAGTCTGCGCGCATACGGAAGGAGCACGCTGTCATGTCCGCGCCAAAAGCAGTCTGGACCCAAGAGGAGCAGGAGAGAAGCGAAGAGACAGCGACCGAAGAGATTATCGTGCATGATTTTGCACAAAAGCTGTACGAGGAAGCTGAAGAGCCGCCTGTACCGTCCGCTGTGCCGGAGATGCAGATGGAAGGTGCGCAGATGAAGATAAAGCTGGCTGCGCGTAAGAAGCAGGAGGTGAAAGAGCCGCCTGAGGTGATGCCGGATGTGCCGCTTGCCTTTGAGGATGCGCCTGATCATCCATCCTATCGACTTCCAACACCGGACTTGATGGATAGGCCTAAGGGGATCAAGCCGGGTAGTGCGACGAAAAATGTTCACAACAATGCGCAAAAGCTTGTTGCTACGTTAGAGAGTTTTGGCGTGCAGGCGAAAGTGCTTCAAGTGCAATGCGGCCCTACGGTGACACGGTATGAAGTCCAACCGGCTATCGGTGTAAAGGTAAGTAAAATCGTTGGTCTTAGCGATGATATCGCGTTGGCGCTGGCTGCGCGCGGCATTCGAATGGAAGCGCCGATTCCGGGCAAATCAGCCATCGGTATCGAGGTGCCGAATGATGAAATTGCATTGGTTACGCTCAGAGAGGTTCTTGAGAGCTCGGAATACACAGATGCGCTTGACAAGCTCAGCATTGCGCTGGGACGAGATATTTCCGGACAGCCCATGATCGCTAATTTGGCCCGTATGCCTCATCTTCTGGTAGCCGGAGCTACAGGGAGCGGGAAGTCAGTTTGTATAAACGGCATCATTATGAGCATTTTATGCAAGGCCAAACCGAGCGAAGTAAAGCTGATGATGATTGACCCGAAGATGGTGGAGCTGAACGTATACAATGGCATTCCGCACTTGTTATCGCCTGTGGTTACCGACCCGCGCCGGGCGTCCATGGCGCTAAAGAAGGTGGTACAGGAGATGGAGCGTCGCTATGAGATGTTTGCAAAATCGGGTACGCGCGATGTAGAACGCTACAACCAGGTAGCGCGTCAGGAAGGTATTGTTCCGCTGCCGCTGATCGTTGTGATTGTAGATGAATTGGCGGACTTGATGATGGTGGCTCCAGGTGATGTAGAGGATGCCATCTGCCGTCTGGCACAGATGGCCCGTGCCGCAGGCATTCACTTGATTATCGCAACACAGCGCCCGTCCGTTGATGTTATTACAGGTGTAATTAAAGCCAATATTCCATCCCGCATTGCATTTGGTGTATCGTCGATGGCCGACTCGCGCACCATTCTTGATATGGGCGGTGCGGAGAAGCTATTAGGACGCGGAGATATGCTGTATTTGCCGATGGGCGCTTCGAAGCCTGTGCGCATTCAGGGTGCGTTTATTAGTGATCACGAAGTGGAGAAGGTAGTCTCCTATGTAAAAAATCAGCAGGAAGCGCGATATAATCCGGAGATGATGCCAGGTGAAGAGGAATCGGTCGTGGCAGATGAACCGGAAGACGAGCTATACGAGCAGGCGGTGGATTTGGTGCGTGAAGCACAGACCGCTTCTGTTTCGCTCTTGCAGCGCAGACTGCGTGTGGGATATACACGGGCGGCACGCCTGGTTGATATGATGGAGGCGCGGGGTATAGTTGGGCCGTATGAAGGCAGCAAACCGCGCGAAGTGCTTATTCCGCCCGGTGATGCGCAAACGCTATAG
- the mscL gene encoding large conductance mechanosensitive channel protein MscL: MKFITDFKKFISRGNIIDLAVGVALGTAFNKIVTSLVEDILMPPIGMALNGVDFSDLYINLSPGSYASLKAAKDAEAVTINYGIFLNNVLHFIIVAFSLFVVVKVYTRLSDLRHQEQEEEKLAETKECPYCISSIPLAATRCPSCTSQLERAEEA; encoded by the coding sequence GTGAAGTTCATAACAGACTTTAAAAAATTCATCAGCAGAGGCAACATTATTGATCTTGCAGTCGGTGTGGCACTAGGTACAGCCTTTAATAAAATCGTGACATCGCTTGTCGAAGACATTCTTATGCCCCCGATTGGGATGGCGTTAAATGGCGTGGATTTTTCGGACTTGTACATTAATCTTTCGCCCGGCTCGTACGCTTCTCTTAAAGCAGCAAAGGATGCGGAAGCCGTTACGATTAATTACGGGATTTTTTTAAACAATGTGCTGCATTTCATTATTGTCGCATTCTCCCTGTTTGTCGTAGTGAAAGTGTATACCCGCTTAAGTGATCTGCGGCATCAGGAGCAGGAAGAAGAGAAGCTGGCAGAGACGAAGGAGTGTCCGTATTGTATATCAAGCATTCCGCTTGCCGCAACCCGCTGCCCATCGTGCACGTCTCAATTGGAGCGAGCCGAAGAGGCATAA
- the cbpB gene encoding cyclic-di-AMP-binding protein CbpB: MGKTMKQVSLENGIGELMIPGSRVAIVQEGNSLEHALLVLTKSGYSAIPVLDREYKLKGLISMALILDATLGIEQIEYNKLSEMKVEEVMNKKVAWMKADGSFFRGLELSINHPFLCIVDEDGVFVGILTRKTILAQVHNYLKFYR; encoded by the coding sequence ATGGGGAAAACCATGAAGCAGGTATCATTGGAGAATGGAATAGGGGAGTTAATGATTCCGGGCAGCAGGGTAGCGATTGTTCAAGAGGGGAACTCGCTTGAGCATGCGCTGCTTGTTCTTACGAAATCGGGGTATTCAGCCATTCCTGTGCTTGATCGGGAATACAAGCTGAAGGGGCTGATTAGTATGGCGCTTATCCTTGATGCCACATTAGGTATTGAGCAGATTGAGTACAATAAGCTTAGTGAGATGAAGGTTGAAGAAGTAATGAATAAGAAGGTGGCATGGATGAAGGCAGACGGAAGCTTTTTCCGGGGGCTTGAGCTGTCCATTAATCACCCGTTTCTATGCATCGTAGATGAAGATGGAGTATTCGTTGGGATTTTGACTCGAAAAACGATTCTTGCGCAGGTTCATAATTACCTTAAATTTTATAGATAA
- a CDS encoding ECF transporter S component, translating into MRGKVRRTAFLSLLSTIGFLLMFVEIPLPMFPAFLKIGVSEIPALIGAILFGPLAGVAVELIKNILHFLLTNQGGMAVGELSNFIAGSTFVVVSVFFMRKLKQSKVNFWVGMTAGTTAMAIIMSLTNYFFFIPAFAYVMGMSVEDIIGWSQGANASITNLWALILYAILPFNLIKGIVEALITYPIYNRLRPVLHSR; encoded by the coding sequence ATGAGAGGGAAGGTTCGCAGAACAGCGTTTTTATCGCTGTTGTCGACCATTGGGTTTCTGCTGATGTTTGTAGAAATCCCGCTGCCGATGTTTCCGGCTTTTTTGAAAATCGGTGTAAGCGAAATTCCAGCGCTGATTGGCGCCATTCTGTTCGGCCCACTGGCTGGTGTAGCCGTGGAGTTGATTAAGAACATCCTGCACTTTTTGCTTACCAATCAGGGTGGCATGGCTGTAGGAGAGCTGTCCAACTTTATAGCGGGCAGTACGTTCGTTGTTGTATCTGTATTCTTTATGCGGAAGCTGAAGCAAAGCAAGGTGAACTTCTGGGTAGGTATGACCGCCGGTACAACGGCTATGGCAATTATTATGTCGCTGACCAACTATTTCTTCTTCATTCCGGCTTTCGCCTATGTTATGGGTATGTCCGTTGAAGACATTATCGGTTGGTCGCAAGGTGCTAACGCCAGCATTACCAATCTGTGGGCGCTGATCCTGTACGCGATTCTTCCGTTTAACCTGATCAAAGGAATCGTCGAGGCTTTGATCACATATCCAATCTATAATCGACTGCGTCCCGTATTGCACAGCAGATAG
- a CDS encoding DNA-3-methyladenine glycosylase family protein — MDSTIINDRTLAQGCEYLRAADPIMARIINEYEPYHWKEPGDYFAVLCSSIVSQQLSVKAAASITERVLQYFGGQWRQEALLAASEEEMRALGLSRAKVVYVKDLAAHCADGRLRLDRLTEETNEEVIERLIMVKGIGRWTAEMFLLFGMGRLNVFPADDLGIKKAIQVNYGLSEFPTKKQMLEIAAKWVPYESIATLYLWRSLNNKPSV; from the coding sequence ATGGACAGCACAATTATAAATGATCGTACGCTTGCTCAGGGCTGTGAATATTTACGAGCCGCCGATCCGATAATGGCCCGAATCATTAATGAATACGAACCCTATCACTGGAAAGAGCCGGGGGATTATTTTGCTGTCCTGTGCAGCTCCATTGTCTCTCAGCAGTTGTCTGTCAAAGCCGCTGCGTCCATTACGGAGCGTGTTCTGCAATATTTTGGCGGCCAGTGGCGCCAAGAAGCTCTGCTTGCAGCATCCGAGGAGGAGATGCGGGCATTGGGGCTCTCGCGTGCCAAAGTCGTATATGTAAAAGATCTTGCTGCGCATTGTGCCGACGGACGTCTGCGTTTAGACCGCTTAACAGAGGAGACGAATGAAGAAGTAATTGAGCGCTTAATCATGGTTAAAGGTATTGGTAGATGGACAGCGGAGATGTTTCTCCTATTTGGGATGGGGAGGCTGAATGTATTTCCTGCCGATGATCTGGGAATTAAGAAAGCCATTCAGGTCAATTATGGCCTATCGGAGTTTCCCACCAAAAAACAGATGCTTGAAATCGCCGCGAAGTGGGTTCCTTATGAGTCCATTGCAACCTTGTATTTATGGAGAAGCCTAAACAATAAGCCATCAGTATAA
- a CDS encoding YncE family protein, translated as MRKKRLAFVMMMLIWIMAAGCQSAALTKVPRDASVLAVANARDNTISFMSIETGEMLAAWKPAFPFDRMLLLPDHHTVLLYGKNGEDARMLNMNSGKEDAVWKTGGGIVNAVLAPDGDAVYLADKQHGSVRMYTLDGNQTSEIKVGPSPFTMIPDLARNRLYVMDLQDAKLREIDLSTKQVVRTSQLNESPMGALLAADRKELWVGGHGRGDLPEQEVSVFSSETGQKKTTVHAPSMPVDFVRIDKDTVYVLSHGSNMLRRINMENGRVTGELALGANPFGMVHDGRYLYIASYESNQIVVVDPKTMRIVKTLRTGDGPIQMFVREGEGK; from the coding sequence ATGAGAAAGAAGCGCCTGGCTTTTGTAATGATGATGTTGATCTGGATCATGGCCGCCGGGTGTCAGTCCGCAGCATTAACGAAAGTTCCGCGGGATGCATCCGTACTCGCAGTAGCCAATGCACGGGATAATACGATTTCGTTCATGAGTATCGAAACAGGTGAGATGCTGGCTGCATGGAAGCCCGCCTTTCCTTTTGATCGGATGCTTTTGCTGCCGGATCATCATACGGTGCTGTTGTATGGCAAGAACGGTGAAGACGCGCGTATGCTAAATATGAACTCGGGCAAAGAGGATGCGGTATGGAAGACGGGAGGCGGTATTGTCAATGCTGTATTAGCACCAGATGGAGATGCGGTGTATCTGGCGGATAAGCAGCACGGCTCCGTTCGTATGTATACGCTTGATGGAAATCAGACAAGCGAGATCAAAGTGGGGCCGTCTCCGTTCACCATGATCCCTGATTTAGCTCGCAATCGGCTGTATGTGATGGATTTGCAAGATGCGAAGCTGCGGGAGATCGACCTTTCCACAAAGCAGGTAGTTCGCACCTCGCAACTCAATGAGTCGCCTATGGGTGCGTTGCTAGCGGCTGATCGTAAGGAATTGTGGGTGGGTGGTCACGGACGCGGTGACCTGCCGGAGCAGGAGGTATCTGTATTCTCAAGTGAAACAGGACAGAAGAAAACTACTGTCCATGCACCATCGATGCCTGTTGATTTTGTGCGCATAGATAAGGACACGGTGTATGTATTAAGTCACGGGTCCAATATGCTGCGGCGGATCAACATGGAGAATGGGCGCGTAACCGGTGAGCTGGCACTGGGAGCCAATCCGTTTGGAATGGTTCATGACGGACGGTATTTGTATATCGCCAGTTATGAGAGCAACCAGATTGTAGTGGTGGATCCAAAGACCATGCGTATAGTGAAAACACTACGCACAGGGGATGGACCTATTCAAATGTTTGTGCGGGAAGGTGAAGGAAAGTGA